The proteins below come from a single Penaeus monodon isolate SGIC_2016 chromosome 23, NSTDA_Pmon_1, whole genome shotgun sequence genomic window:
- the LOC119587774 gene encoding esterase CG5412-like, whose translation MAGNRLKILCLHGYGQNADVFQEKLGGFRRFVKHLANFSFLSAPHPLDSPINAGNVEERAWWLKKDEKETIIYRGFEESVLAIERHVQSCGPFDGILGFSQGATMVGLLCGLQQQKKLNFDFKFAILFAGFCSRSQAHQEIYKEQITLPSLHVIGETDQIIPIEEGEKLTRPFLNPTILRHKGGHHVPSSGAQKDLYRDSYRQFLESFTCNENVDDELDL comes from the exons attctctGCTTGCATGGCTATGGTCAAAATGCAGATGTTTTTCAAGAAAAATTAGGTGGCTTTCGAAGGTTTGTCAAACACCTTGCGAATTTTAGCTTTCTGTCGGCTCCTCACCCCTTGGATTCTCCCATTAATGCAGGAAACG TCGAGGAACGAGCTTGGTGGCTgaaaaaggacgagaaagagacGATAATCTACCGCGGATTTGAAGAGAGCGTGTTAGCCATAGAGAGACACGTGCAAAGTTGTGGCCCCTTTGATGGTATTCTGGGGTTCTCGCAGGGAGCGACAATGGTAGGGTTGCTGTGCGGGTTGCAACAACAGAAGA AACTCAATTTTGACTTCAAATTTGCAATTTTGTTTGCTGGCTTCTGCAGTCGTAGTCAAGCTCATcaggaaatatataaagaacagattactcttccttctcttcatgtaATTGGCGAAACAGACCAAATCATTCCTATAG aggaaggagagaaactgACACGACCCTTCCTCAACCCCACCATTCTCCGCCATAAAGGGGGACATCATGTACCATCATCTGGGGCACAGAAGGATCTCTACAGGGACTCCTACAGGCAGTTTCTGGAGTCATTTACttgtaatgaaaatgttgatgatgagTTAGATTTATAA